The stretch of DNA ccagcccccactccccaccccatgtGCAATGGCTTGTGCtggcctccttctcctcttctagCTCCTCCCATTCtgcagcctcctccaggaagccctctggTCTTCCCTTCCAGGCTTCAGAAGAGCAAGGGGCAAACCCACCCCGCTGAGGCCCAGCAATAAAGTGCCTGATACAGAATGAGAGCTTTCCCAGGCCCCGCTGGAGGGAGACCCGGATGACTCCAGCAGCTGCAGACAAAGGGGCTGCTTGAAACCTCAGTTGGGCTGGGGCCCCCCCTTTCTCAGCCCCAAAGGCTCCTCCAACAGGTGGACAGCTCACCGGGGAGAGTTTGCACAAAAATACCCTCATCTCCAGGAAGAGGTGGGGAAGGGAACCCCAGGCCCTAGGGAGCTGAGACCCCCAGCAATGGCTGGCGGGGTCCAGCATTATGGAGGACGGACCCAAGGCAGTagtgggagaggtgggagggggtcCAAGGCTCCACGTTAGAACCTGACATGGGCAGAAGGATGCCAGAAAGGGGGACAAGGGATTTGTCCAAGGCCACTCAGGGCAGAGCCAAGACTGACACCGGCCCCCCACCTCTGGGACCCTccaacccccaactgccccagccTGACCTCCAGACCCTTCCCACTCCTCATGCAACCTTTCTTTCTGGCTCTGGGAAGTGAGGGGCCAACACAAAGTTCCCAGGTCCTTGGAACAGGACCCCATTGTCCCAGCTAATAGGAAATGATTTGGGGACCATCCTGAGGCTCGGAACCAAGGCCTCATGGGAAAGGACATGTCCTTGGCCTCACATTACTCAGAAATACCCTGATTGACTATGCTCAGACCCTGACTGGACAAATTTCCTGACACCCCTGACTAACCACACAGAAGCCCAAATCCCTGATGGCCAAGAGatgctcccaggccctgcccggctGGAGGATACACCCTCTTcaaggccctgattggccagaAGACACGCCAGCCGGCCTTCATTGGCCAGGGTGGCCCTCGGTCGCGTGGCTGGGCCAAAAGCCACTTCTCCTGTGTCCCGTGTGGGGGCCCCACAGGCGGGGCGGCCTAGGTCCAGGAGGGATGGGAGAAGGTGATCCCGTACAGCTGCGCCCAGGACGAGAAGACCCTCTTCTCGGTGATGAAGCGGTGGTGGTTGCCCTTGCGGCTGTGCTCATTCTGGACGTAGGTGACACACTCGTCCGGCCCCTTGGGTTCGTAGTAGTGGTAGGGCATGCGCTGCAGACGGGACCGCTGGCTGGGGCAGAGCAGAGGTGTCTGTGAGGGCAGGGTGGGCACTGGCGGGGCCCTTGCCCTTTCCAGCCCCTGACCTGCCGTAGGACCTTAGTGGGGAAATACCTGCcccgccctgggcctcagtttccccatctgtaaagtgggtataGGGTGGACTAGGTTTTGTGACTACCAAACTTCGTTTTTAAGGCTGTGGATCTTTTCATGCCCCTGAGGGGGTGGCAAAGTAGGTAGAGGTAAGGGCTCTGGAACTTGACCCCCACCCTTTACAGTTTGTAGGACCTTAGACCACTCACAAAACAACTTTCCTCAGTTTTTCTGAGTCATGCTTGGGGCATGGTCAGCACTCAATCCAGAACAGCTGTCACCTCTTGGGCTTTgcatatagtaataataataataataataatagttgttATTAATACATAAACTCGGGACTGGCtgaggagggggggcgggtgcTGAGGCAGCTCTGAGGAGCCTACATCTCTGCAGAGCAGCCCCAATACCAtcaaacagagaatcttaaaggccaCCAGCCCCGGTCTCCAGGCCCCGGCTCCATCCCATGGCCGTGGCTAGGCATCGTCCCGGGGGGCTCACCTGCAGTAGTCGGGGGGGACCATGCCGTAGACGTGCACATGGTCACACAACTCCACCGCGATCACCATGGTGAACCAGCCCGTGCTCAGCCACGAGTGGGACTTCTccctgggggcagagagggagcgTGATGAGGGCacgccggcggggggggggggggccgggcagGGAGGAACAGCCAACCACCCAGTTTCACAGAACTCATCCCCCGACTTCAGTCCCCCCATCCAGCCCACTGGGGGAGCACGGGTTTGCCGGCGGGGGGGTTGTCTGGGTAGAGGTGAGGGGTGTGGAGAGAGCTCcttggagggaaagaggaggaacaAGGCAGGCTGGGGATAAACTCCTGAGGAGACGGGTCACACGTGGGTAGGCCAGGCGTGACCATGACCATAGAGCATGCTAGCCGCAGCTGTGCCCATGCTCGGAGCAAACCCCATGGGGAGACCAAGCAGAGACAGGCATGCTGAGTGACAAGTTCAGAGCAAGGCCTGGAAGAAGTGGCTAAGGGCCTAGAACCGTGCTGTTCACTACTGTGGCCACATGTGGGCACGTGTGAGCACCTGACTCGTGGCTGAGATGTGCTGTGAGTGTAAAACACACATGGATTTCTTGGAGAGTGTGAGAAAAGAATGTGGAACATGTGACTGATAATTtcttatattgattacatgtgaagctgaaaatattttgcaTCTATTTGGTTGaaggtggttctttgaaaagaaaataaacctccGACTgacaaaaaagaagagagaaaagacacaAATTAACCATATCGAAAATGAAAGAGAACATCATCATAGACTCTGTAAActtgaaaataataagaaaaccaCAAAAAGCAACCACATACATGACAACTCAGATGAAATGGGCTGATTTctcaaaaagcacaaacaaccaACACTCACCGAAGATAAAATAGGTAACCTGAATTCCTATAACTATTAAGGAAATTGAATTCATAGTTCAAAATCTTCTGGgggaaaaacagacaaacaaaaaacaccactcCAAGCCCAGAGAGTCTCACTGGcaaattctatcaaacatttacaGAAGCAGTGACACCATTCTACACAACCTTTCCTGGAAAACAGAAGAGGAGACATGTCCCAAtgcattttatgaggccagcgtTACCCTGATACCAAGATCAGGCAGAGACAGTGCAAAATAAACTGCAGACCAATGTCTCTCATGTACACAGATACAAAAACCTCAAAAAGTATTAGCAAATCATGTCCagcaatatgtaaaaataataatacaccgCTACCAACTGGAGTTTATTCCAGAAATGCAAGGCTaactcaacatttaaaaatcaatcaatataatccacagtcttaaaaaacacacaaaactagtcctttttaaaaaaagtcttaattgatgcagaaaaacgtttgataaaattcaatatccagtactgataaaaaaaaacaaaaaactaactcTTAGGAAACTAATAAGCGAAGGGAATTTCCTCAACCTAATACTGGGCTGGTACCTGTCCTCGCCTGTCTCACCTGGAAGAGGTGAATATAGGTTCAAAAACCCATAGCTGGCCTCCTATTCAATGATGAAAGACTAaacactttccctctgagactgGGACTAAAGCTACTCTTGTCACTTCCAATACATTCCAACGTTGAATTGAAAGTTCCGAGccagtgcaataaggcaagaaaaagaaatgaggcaCACAGactagaaaggaggaagtaaaactgtcctattTGCATGTCCTTACATCACCATCTGCACAGAAAATCCTAAAAAATCTACAAAAACCTCCTAGAACCAATAAGTAAAGTTCAGCAGGATTACAGGATATAAGGTCCCCACAcaaaaaattgtatttctaaatATTAGCAAGAATAATTGGgaaccaacattttttaaaatatcatttacgttagttccaaaatttaaaatatttaggtataaatcaaacaaaatatGTACCGGATCTACATGTTGGACACATTGAGTTAAATAAactatattgaaaataatttcagccacagctggttttgctcagtggttagagtgtcggcccacagactgaagggtctcgggttcgattcatggtcaagggcatatatctcggttgcaggttcgatccctgacccacttggggcgtgtgcgggaggcaaccagtcaatgtgtctctctcatatagatgtttctctctctccccctttctccctcccttccactctctctctaaagatcaatggaaaaaatatcctcggatgaggctcaaaaaaaaaaaaaaataatagtttcacctgtttctttttacttttttaatgtggctactataaaaattttaattatgtatgtggtttgcattatatttctattggatggCACTAGCCTAGCTTACCTAAAGCAGGACTGGAAGTGATGTGTACTTAGAATAGAGCATGCTGGGAGCAACGGTGTGCCTAAAGCAAGAAGTGCAAGAATAGTCAATACTTTCCAGGAGGCACGCTACGGGGAGCTCTCCTAGAAAGATGCTAGAAACGACTGTGCCATCTTAGAGAAGAGCATGCTGGGAACCCTTCGCCCAGAGCAATGAATGCTGGGAGAAAGCCCTCCTGGGAAGCTGGGGTCATGCAGAGCATGTTGGAAATGACTCGTGCTAAACATGAAGAGAACTCCCCCAGGAAACCTGACCAGAGGTCGCCGAGAAGTGACCACGCCCTCAGAGCAGTGCTTGCTGGGAGCAACAGGCCCTCAGCACAGAGCATGCTGAGAAGAGCAGAGGgctggccagaggggcaggcagaaGGCTGGTACCTGTCCTTGCCTGTCTCACCCCGGAAGAGGTCATCAAATTGGCGCATGCGGCCGGGAGAGACGGCGTAGGCCTCCATGTTGGGGAACACCAGGCCTGCCCTCTGGATGATGCGCACCAGGCTGCCCTGGGGCTTCTGCATCTTGGTCGGGGGCCCCCAGAAGATGAACACGGTTTCGGGGGTCCGGTTGACAAACTCCTGGGGCCTCTTCAGCACGCGGTAGACACTGGAATGGGCCACCACGCGGAAGGTGGTCTTGTTGCCCACGTCTGCCGAGTAGCCCGTGGTGGGCGCGTCATTCATGCGGATTGTGCACTCGGCCCGTTCAATCTCAGGGCCCAGCTTGGTGCCCAGCAGGTGGCTGGAGCTGGTGACAATCACACACTGGTGGCACCGGGAGGGCAGTGTCTGGGGGAGCAAGGAAAGTCAACACTTGTCACaaccactctgtgccaggccctgggctctggACATTCAGGCCTCCCGGAGGCCAAAGTAATTATGCCCATTTTAAAGACAGAGAAACTGAAGCCCATGCGTTCAACAACTATTCATAAGAAGCTGGTAATGGTCAAGTACTCAGGACAGAGCAACCAGCAAAAGGGACCCCACTCCTGCCTTCGAGAACTCGTGgttggcccggccggcgtggctcagtggttgagcatccacccacaagccaggaggtcatggttcgattcccggtcagggcacatatccaaggttgcgggctcgatccccagtagggggtgtgcaggaggcagctggtctatgatTTTCACTCcactttcttaatatattttattgattttttacagagaggaaaggagagggacagagagctagaaacatcgatgagagagaaacatcgaccagctgcctcttgcacaccccctaccggagatgtgcccgcaaccaaggtacatgcccttgaccggaatcgaacctgggacctttcagtccgcagaccaacgctctatccactgagccaaaccggtttcggctactccactttctatccctctccccctctcccatcctctctgaaccAGGGCCTTGACTCCCAGGCCCCACCCGTCCCTTTAGGGGGGATGGCGAgagtagagagaaaaggaggagggagcaggggtggCAGGCAATGGGGAGGACCAGCTCCCCGGCAGCTCCCAGGGAGTTCCCCAAAGTGGCTGCCCTACCTTGTTGCCAAGAATGGGGACATAGCCATCGGTGATGCTCCACTTCTTGAGGTTGATCGGCCTGCGACTGCGGCCGCGCAGGGAGCCATAATGGAAGACCTCGTTGGCACTGTTGGAGCTGTAGAGGATGAGGATGGTGATGAGAGCAAAGAGGATCACGAACACTGCTGACCGCTGCTCCTGAGAGGGGAGAGGACTGGTGAGGTCCCCGCGACCGTGCAGGCGTGGCGCCCTGCCCCATGACCGCCTGCAACACCTGGCTGACGCCTGCTCCTCACCCCAaacaccacctcctccaggaaggcctccCGCAGCCCCGAGCACTGATCACACTACCCTGAGTTCCGCGGCTGGGCCTGGGTCAGCCTCGCTCCCCACTGTTTCCCAGCTGTCAGGGGGGGGACTGGAGCATGGAAGGTTCTCAGAAGGAGGGTCTGCTGGATTCGACTGAATGTGGGTGTCAGAAGGATTCCTCCAGCGGGAAGGATGCTTGGAGACAGGTGGGATGGTCAAATGagaggacccaggccttccccaaACAGCAACTCTCCATAAATGTTCATCCTTCCTTTACCCCCGGAGGGGATCTGCTCAGGGACTGGGCTGCCTGGGGAGACAGTGCACCGCCATGGGGATGACAGGGCAGGGAAGTCACCTCCAAATGGCCCACCGGGATGTATCTGTGCGGGTCTGCAAGGCTAGCTGAGACCGTGGAGCCTGGCTCCGTGCCCAGTGCTGAGCCCCCTGTGCTGGTTATCCGGGTATTGTTTCTCGGCTCCGAGTTCACCCTTGTTGGCAGCTCTGTGAGAATGGATCTGGGCTCTTGGCTTTTTCTTGCCAGCTAACTGCTGATTAAGCTTTGTCAGTAGAGGGTGCTGGAGAGACACTGCAGGAAGCAAGGCCTTTACTTCCTGCATCTGACGCTCCTGGCTTCTTCAGCAGATGTTATCTCCAGTGCCAACGGCACTCAGCAGATTTCCTCCAGTACCTGCAGTGCCTGCCCTCAGGCCCTTTTGGAGCCCAGTGCCTCCGAATCCTGCTGTGATCACAACCTCCCCAGAGTGGAGCTCAATCAGTAACCCAGCCACCTGCAACATCCAGGGACCAGCAGCGTGCCTCCCTGGAGCAGTTCTGTGTGGAGGCTGGGTGCCTCCGGGCTGGACCTGTGAACTCACCACACTGAGCTCTCTGCCACCCGGGGGCCCATAGCTGTGCCCTCCCCAGGAGGCCTGGACCTCAGCCCTGGGGCTGGTGGCTGCTCCTTATACCTGCTGTTCCTTAGAGTTCCCATCCCTCATTACTCAGATGCCCGATTCTAGTTAATAACTCTTTACATTAA from Eptesicus fuscus isolate TK198812 chromosome 15, DD_ASM_mEF_20220401, whole genome shotgun sequence encodes:
- the ST6GALNAC6 gene encoding alpha-N-acetylgalactosaminide alpha-2,6-sialyltransferase 6 isoform X1, which translates into the protein MVLAEGTAQAKSPLDLNQLEAAGHKYLFPCDRCEPTSPPPGPRAGRWLLPLSRRRREMSSNKEQRSAVFVILFALITILILYSSNSANEVFHYGSLRGRSRRPINLKKWSITDGYVPILGNKTLPSRCHQCVIVTSSSHLLGTKLGPEIERAECTIRMNDAPTTGYSADVGNKTTFRVVAHSSVYRVLKRPQEFVNRTPETVFIFWGPPTKMQKPQGSLVRIIQRAGLVFPNMEAYAVSPGRMRQFDDLFRGETGKDREKSHSWLSTGWFTMVIAVELCDHVHVYGMVPPDYCSGPVCSACPTTTTNPRGRTSVSPTSRMSTAARATTTASSPRRGSSRPGRSCTGSPSPIPPGPRPPRLWGPHTGHRRSGFWPSHATEGHPGQ
- the ST6GALNAC6 gene encoding alpha-N-acetylgalactosaminide alpha-2,6-sialyltransferase 6 isoform X3, with translation MSSNKEQRSAVFVILFALITILILYSSNSANEVFHYGSLRGRSRRPINLKKWSITDGYVPILGNKTLPSRCHQCVIVTSSSHLLGTKLGPEIERAECTIRMNDAPTTGYSADVGNKTTFRVVAHSSVYRVLKRPQEFVNRTPETVFIFWGPPTKMQKPQGSLVRIIQRAGLVFPNMEAYAVSPGRMRQFDDLFRGETGKDREKSHSWLSTGWFTMVIAVELCDHVHVYGMVPPDYCSGPVCSACPTTTTNPRGRTSVSPTSRMSTAARATTTASSPRRGSSRPGRSCTGSPSPIPPGPRPPRLWGPHTGHRRSGFWPSHATEGHPGQ
- the ST6GALNAC6 gene encoding alpha-N-acetylgalactosaminide alpha-2,6-sialyltransferase 6 isoform X2, with amino-acid sequence MVLAEGTAQAKSPLDLNQLEAAGHKYLFPCDRCEPTSPPPGPRAGRWLLPLSRRRREMSSNKEQRSAVFVILFALITILILYSSNSANEVFHYGSLRGRSRRPINLKKWSITDGYVPILGNKTLPSRCHQCVIVTSSSHLLGTKLGPEIERAECTIRMNDAPTTGYSADVGNKTTFRVVAHSSVYRVLKRPQEFVNRTPETVFIFWGPPTKMQKPQGSLVRIIQRAGLVFPNMEAYAVSPGRMRQFDDLFRGETGKDREKSHSWLSTGWFTMVIAVELCDHVHVYGMVPPDYCSQRSRLQRMPYHYYEPKGPDECVTYVQNEHSRKGNHHRFITEKRVFSSWAQLYGITFSHPSWT